One Burkholderia vietnamiensis LMG 10929 genomic window carries:
- a CDS encoding efflux RND transporter periplasmic adaptor subunit has protein sequence MKLRLILLSVISLAFASGAGWYIYQAVHDPGASTTADAPSSPPSAVQTVNGETVVVVSPEAQRASHIEVAPLATVTSQSGISADATVIDLQPLFDLRNRLASARANVDTLTAQAVSSRTQYQGSRTLYADDRNVSLKSLQAAQSAMQGDDAKLQSARVTLAGLEGTVRQQFGDALANATAAPASKLFQRLQSGQAVVLRVTLPASFGMAPPERIVVGTTDGRWVPAQRLSASPLADPAVQGNPWLYIADAALPANLRTSARVPTSSQAVSGLMIPQRAVVWYGGQTWAYVRTAPGRFTRRYVPAGTEGDHGFMVTSGFHAGDQIVTQGAQLLLSEELKPQGIATACKDPPECDD, from the coding sequence ATGAAACTCCGACTGATTCTTCTCTCCGTCATTTCGCTGGCCTTCGCCTCGGGCGCGGGCTGGTACATCTATCAGGCAGTTCACGATCCGGGAGCCTCGACAACCGCCGATGCGCCGTCGTCCCCACCGTCTGCGGTGCAAACGGTCAACGGCGAAACGGTCGTGGTCGTAAGCCCCGAAGCGCAGCGCGCCAGCCACATCGAGGTTGCGCCGCTCGCAACTGTCACGAGCCAGTCCGGCATCAGCGCCGACGCCACGGTGATCGACCTGCAGCCGCTCTTCGATCTGCGCAACCGGCTCGCCAGCGCGCGCGCGAACGTCGACACGCTCACCGCGCAGGCGGTCAGTTCGCGTACGCAGTACCAGGGCAGCCGCACGCTATACGCCGACGACCGTAATGTTTCGCTGAAGAGTCTGCAGGCTGCACAGTCAGCGATGCAGGGTGACGACGCAAAGCTGCAGTCCGCCCGGGTCACGCTGGCCGGCCTTGAGGGCACAGTGCGGCAGCAGTTCGGCGACGCGCTCGCGAATGCCACAGCGGCACCCGCCTCGAAGCTGTTCCAGCGCCTCCAGTCGGGCCAGGCGGTCGTGCTGCGTGTCACGTTGCCCGCAAGCTTTGGCATGGCGCCGCCCGAGCGCATCGTCGTCGGTACGACCGACGGCCGCTGGGTGCCGGCCCAACGACTTTCCGCCTCGCCGCTTGCCGATCCTGCTGTGCAGGGCAACCCATGGCTTTACATCGCCGATGCCGCGCTGCCAGCCAATCTGCGCACGAGCGCGCGCGTGCCGACATCGAGCCAGGCCGTGTCCGGCCTGATGATCCCGCAGCGGGCGGTGGTGTGGTACGGAGGCCAGACGTGGGCCTATGTGCGCACGGCACCCGGGCGCTTTACGCGGCGCTACGTGCCGGCCGGCACCGAGGGCGACCACGGCTTCATGGTGACGTCTGGCTTTCACGCCGGCGACCAGATCGTGACGCAGGGGGCGCAGCTGCTGCTTTCTGAAGAGCTCAAGCCTCAGGGCATCGCCACCGCCTGCAAGGATCCGCCTGAGTGTGATGACTGA
- a CDS encoding TolC family protein, which yields MHRAILIAFTLLSGCATYHAQPIASAQMARQFEERSLASDGLRTYLAHELGHDVQSWPPARWNREMLTLAAWYYSPALDIARAQWGTAKAGIRVADAIPNPVLQLPFQYATPNPGPGAPFTWGPALDIPIETAGKRGYRVDQATHLSEAARLNILNAAWTVRAQVRAAMLAVYAARERMAFVSARAEAQRQIAVMSRHRLAVGQYSQPDVEAAVLSDTQAQGDLAAARSAEQDARAQLAAAIGVPVAALDSVALDLSAFGTVPPAPPAADAQRTAIFHRADLLASLAGYAAAESALQLEVAKQYPDIHLGSGYTYDTGTNKIGFGLAGITMPIFDRNQGGIKEAEAKRREAAVRTAALQDRILGDLEHALTRYQASLEALQLSDAHLASARRQLDSQAAAFSSGSTDRLTFTQAKADYQTSETARLDAEVAVQQAAGALEDAMQSPLAPVGHEAVSHPLGEETTR from the coding sequence ATGCACCGAGCGATATTGATTGCATTTACCCTGCTGTCTGGCTGTGCGACCTACCACGCGCAGCCGATCGCGTCGGCCCAGATGGCTCGACAGTTCGAGGAGCGCTCGCTCGCGAGCGACGGGCTGCGTACGTACCTCGCGCACGAACTCGGGCACGACGTTCAATCATGGCCGCCGGCGCGCTGGAACCGCGAGATGCTGACCCTGGCGGCCTGGTATTACAGCCCGGCGCTGGATATCGCGCGAGCGCAGTGGGGCACCGCCAAGGCCGGTATCCGGGTTGCTGACGCGATTCCGAACCCGGTCCTGCAACTGCCATTCCAGTACGCGACGCCCAACCCCGGACCGGGCGCTCCGTTCACGTGGGGGCCGGCCCTCGACATCCCGATCGAGACCGCGGGCAAGCGCGGCTATCGCGTCGATCAGGCGACCCACCTGTCGGAAGCCGCCCGGCTGAACATCCTCAACGCGGCTTGGACGGTCCGTGCCCAGGTGCGCGCTGCCATGCTCGCTGTCTATGCCGCTCGTGAACGCATGGCCTTCGTGTCTGCCAGGGCTGAAGCCCAGCGGCAGATCGCCGTGATGAGCCGCCACCGACTCGCCGTCGGCCAGTATTCCCAGCCCGACGTCGAGGCGGCCGTCCTTTCTGACACCCAGGCCCAGGGTGATCTGGCCGCCGCGCGCAGCGCCGAACAGGACGCCCGCGCCCAACTGGCTGCCGCGATCGGCGTGCCGGTCGCCGCGCTCGACAGCGTGGCGCTCGACCTCAGCGCGTTCGGCACGGTTCCTCCTGCGCCGCCCGCTGCCGATGCGCAGCGTACAGCCATCTTCCATCGCGCCGATCTGCTCGCTTCGCTCGCCGGTTACGCTGCGGCCGAATCGGCGCTTCAGCTCGAGGTCGCGAAACAGTATCCGGACATTCACCTCGGCTCCGGCTACACCTACGACACGGGCACCAACAAGATCGGTTTCGGACTCGCCGGTATCACGATGCCGATCTTTGACCGGAACCAGGGCGGCATCAAGGAAGCCGAGGCGAAGCGCAGGGAGGCGGCAGTGCGTACCGCTGCGCTGCAGGACAGGATTCTCGGCGATCTTGAGCACGCGTTGACGCGCTACCAGGCGAGCCTCGAAGCGCTGCAGCTGTCCGATGCCCATCTGGCGAGTGCCCGCCGGCAGCTCGACAGCCAGGCGGCCGCTTTCTCCAGCGGCAGTACGGACCGACTGACCTTCACGCAGGCGAAAGCCGACTATCAGACCAGCGAGACCGCGCGGCTGGACGCCGAGGTCGCCGTCCAGCAGGCCGCCGGCGCGCTCGAAGATGCAATGCAGAGCCCGCTTGCTCCCGTCGGCCATGAGGCAGTGAGCCACCCCCTCGGTGAGGAGACAACACGATGA
- a CDS encoding sensor histidine kinase translates to MRRSLRVKVALVFSALAIVLLLAQALGVRVLAEAQEEKLIAALIQDDMASVLRGYNADPSELPPFDQRLRGYVSTTDRPPIALPATVGALPDGIHEIIVGGREIHVAIAPFGTTRFYRVYNFSRYEEHFKKVINALMAGTGVFALLTVWLSFGVSGLLVRQVASLAKQVKALKHERTASIDPGRYDEAELVGLVDAFNDYHRGMADMIEREKEFTGNVSHELRTPLTAIKTSCELLEQDPAISGKSRARLAQIDRAADSMRERVNVLLMLAREDSVRDVEPVGLVGLIWTALTPLADRLADRGIEPVVDVAPSTQIEANRSALAIVLSNLIDNAVRHTDHGHVHVSYADGWLHIEDTGPGIPEHALPHVFDRFYQADRTHAAERGFGIGLAIVKKICGRYGWQIKLESEPGRGTRVSLRLPVGSPAGTGDGAYPAPS, encoded by the coding sequence ATGCGTCGTAGCCTGCGCGTCAAGGTCGCGCTCGTTTTCTCGGCGCTCGCGATTGTCCTGCTCCTCGCCCAGGCGCTCGGCGTCAGGGTGCTCGCGGAAGCTCAGGAAGAAAAGCTGATCGCCGCGCTGATCCAGGACGATATGGCCAGCGTGCTGCGCGGCTACAACGCGGATCCGTCCGAGTTGCCGCCGTTCGACCAGCGCCTGCGGGGGTACGTCTCGACGACGGACAGGCCGCCGATCGCGCTGCCCGCAACGGTCGGCGCGCTGCCTGACGGAATCCACGAGATTATCGTCGGCGGGCGAGAGATCCACGTTGCGATCGCCCCGTTCGGCACGACGCGGTTCTACCGCGTCTACAACTTCAGTCGTTACGAAGAGCATTTCAAGAAGGTGATCAACGCGCTGATGGCCGGCACGGGGGTGTTCGCGCTGCTGACAGTCTGGCTCTCGTTCGGAGTGTCGGGCCTGCTGGTGCGTCAGGTGGCCAGCCTTGCGAAGCAGGTCAAGGCGCTCAAACATGAACGGACAGCATCGATCGATCCTGGCAGGTATGACGAAGCCGAGCTCGTCGGGCTGGTTGACGCGTTCAATGACTACCATCGAGGCATGGCGGACATGATCGAGCGGGAGAAGGAATTCACCGGCAACGTCAGCCATGAACTGCGCACGCCGCTTACCGCGATCAAGACTAGCTGCGAGTTGCTCGAGCAAGATCCCGCCATCAGTGGCAAGTCGCGCGCGCGGCTTGCGCAGATTGACCGGGCGGCAGACAGCATGCGCGAGCGGGTCAATGTGCTCCTGATGCTGGCACGTGAAGATTCGGTGCGGGACGTCGAACCTGTCGGACTCGTGGGCTTGATCTGGACGGCACTGACGCCGCTCGCGGATCGCCTGGCCGACAGGGGCATCGAACCGGTAGTCGATGTGGCCCCCAGTACGCAAATAGAAGCGAACCGGTCCGCACTCGCCATCGTGCTCTCGAACCTGATCGACAATGCGGTCCGACATACCGACCACGGGCACGTGCATGTCTCCTACGCCGATGGCTGGCTGCATATCGAGGATACCGGCCCAGGTATCCCGGAACACGCGCTGCCGCATGTGTTCGACCGTTTCTATCAGGCGGACCGGACGCACGCGGCGGAACGCGGCTTCGGCATCGGCCTCGCGATCGTGAAAAAGATCTGCGGCCGTTACGGCTGGCAGATCAAACTCGAAAGCGAACCGGGGCGCGGCACGCGCGTGTCGCTGCGTCTGCCTGTCGGCAGCCCTGCCGGGACGGGGGATGGTGCCTATCCGGCCCCCTCTTGA
- a CDS encoding response regulator transcription factor has product MKVLIIEDDAAIAANVYDYLEGRGFHVDVASSGPAGLHLALSDAWDAILLDISLPGMDGLMLCRKLRDEAHRDTPVLMLTARDALDDKLSGFEYGADDYLVKPFSLKEVGARLDALTKRYRGLVAVPELRFVDVRLDLGTLAVERAGRPIKLQPKCLHLLRILMQSPTRVFTRAELESEVWGDELPGSDTLRAHVYTLRKALNQPGETELVETIHGIGYRLDADDSHAS; this is encoded by the coding sequence ATGAAAGTGCTCATCATCGAAGACGACGCAGCGATCGCCGCGAACGTCTATGACTATCTGGAAGGCCGCGGCTTTCATGTCGACGTCGCGTCAAGTGGCCCTGCAGGGCTGCACCTCGCCCTTTCTGACGCTTGGGATGCGATCTTGCTGGATATCTCGCTGCCCGGGATGGACGGCCTGATGTTGTGCCGCAAGCTGCGCGACGAAGCGCATCGCGACACGCCGGTCCTGATGTTGACCGCCAGAGATGCGCTCGACGACAAGCTGAGCGGCTTCGAGTATGGCGCGGACGACTATCTGGTCAAGCCGTTCTCGCTCAAGGAGGTCGGTGCGCGTCTGGACGCGCTGACCAAACGCTATCGCGGCCTGGTTGCCGTACCGGAACTTCGCTTCGTGGACGTGCGGCTCGATTTGGGCACGCTCGCCGTCGAGCGCGCCGGCCGTCCGATCAAGCTTCAGCCCAAATGCCTGCATCTGTTGCGCATCCTGATGCAGTCCCCGACCCGCGTATTCACGCGCGCAGAACTCGAAAGCGAGGTCTGGGGCGACGAGCTGCCGGGCAGCGACACGCTGCGCGCGCACGTCTATACGTTGCGCAAGGCATTGAACCAACCCGGCGAGACGGAATTGGTCGAGACGATCCACGGGATCGGCTACCGCCTCGACGCGGACGACTCCCATGCGTCGTAG
- a CDS encoding DUF4148 domain-containing protein, whose protein sequence is MKLAIRTVMLALAVVPALAFAGQGLTRAEVRAQLVQIEHAGYNPARKDIHYPQSIQQAEARLNSSQSTAQADTTGYGSAQSAGSNSGHALTTHAASRSIYLHH, encoded by the coding sequence ATGAAACTCGCCATTCGAACTGTCATGCTGGCACTTGCGGTGGTTCCTGCACTTGCGTTCGCGGGACAAGGTCTTACGCGAGCGGAAGTTCGTGCACAACTCGTTCAGATCGAGCACGCCGGATACAACCCGGCCCGCAAAGACATTCACTATCCGCAATCCATCCAGCAGGCAGAAGCGCGGCTGAACTCGTCCCAGTCGACTGCCCAGGCCGACACAACAGGTTACGGCTCCGCACAATCCGCAGGTAGCAACTCGGGGCATGCCCTCACGACTCACGCTGCGTCGCGCTCGATCTATCTTCATCACTGA
- a CDS encoding HAD-IC family P-type ATPase, with protein MPLSASTSSSVAGTSDAETAAESTTTAIPTGLSTAEAQQRRGRFGPNVVGETLPSFRRLLLTKLWAPVPWLLEGAIALQILLGAYIEAAIISLLLAFNIALSLAQEQRASAALSILRKRLEPTARVCRDGKWHRIPAAELVPDDAIELPIGSVSPADVRVTSGSVAADQSMLTGESALVDISVGATIYAGAIVKRGHAFGVVAATGTRTYFGRTVELVRIARAPSAEQHTVLATVRNLGAINGVVALAALGYALHLGFATAELLRLALTMLLASVPVALPATFTLSAALSALTLSRRGALLTSLSAVHEAAAMDVLCSDKTGTLTQNTAEIAEIVPMPGFTTEQILHLAALTCEPTGDEPLDAAILRAAALRDNIGVEDHMTRREPFDPDTKMSQACFQASDGGQMRVAKGALQAIERIANVEPDVRRKADDLASRGNRIIAVAVEAAATQAVLAGLIALSDPPREDAASLIASLRDLGVRTVMVTGDSAATATAIARDVGLRPEPGPHGDGFNRAALSGFDVFARVMPEDKYHLVQAFQASGHVVGMCGDGVNDAPALRQAQVGIAVASASDAAKAAAAIVLTEPGLSGVVAAIIEGRMAFRRLLTYTLNMLVKKIEVVLLMAYGLIALHQPVITPMIMIILLVTNDFLTMSLTTDHVEPRREPQNWNMKQIVFTAAFFGGCKLVFSAGIVAVGAFGGQLSPHAVQTLAFLAIAFGNQSMIYVLRAQNHLWDSKPSRWLVFSSVVDTAIVCGLVLSGVLVTALPLPWVLGVGIAAAGFALVLDQVRGLVRRVPGLGHRIAR; from the coding sequence ATGCCATTGTCCGCAAGCACGTCATCCTCGGTCGCGGGTACTTCGGACGCGGAAACCGCAGCCGAATCCACGACGACCGCCATCCCGACGGGCCTATCGACCGCCGAAGCGCAGCAGCGTAGGGGCAGATTCGGACCCAACGTGGTTGGCGAAACGCTGCCCTCCTTCAGACGACTCCTGCTGACCAAGTTGTGGGCGCCAGTGCCATGGCTGCTGGAAGGCGCAATTGCCCTGCAAATCTTGCTCGGTGCTTATATCGAGGCAGCAATCATCAGCTTGCTCCTTGCGTTCAATATCGCGTTGTCTCTTGCGCAAGAGCAACGCGCCTCCGCCGCACTATCGATTCTGCGGAAGCGGCTCGAACCGACGGCCCGAGTGTGCCGCGACGGGAAATGGCACCGGATTCCGGCCGCCGAACTCGTGCCCGACGATGCGATCGAACTCCCGATCGGTTCGGTCTCCCCTGCGGACGTGCGCGTGACGAGCGGATCCGTCGCCGCCGATCAGTCGATGCTGACAGGAGAATCCGCGCTTGTGGACATTTCGGTCGGCGCAACGATTTATGCCGGTGCAATCGTGAAGCGCGGTCACGCATTCGGCGTTGTCGCGGCCACCGGCACACGCACATATTTCGGCAGGACCGTCGAACTGGTGCGCATCGCGCGTGCACCGAGCGCCGAACAGCACACAGTGCTGGCAACAGTCCGTAACCTGGGCGCAATTAACGGAGTCGTCGCACTGGCTGCGCTAGGCTACGCCCTCCACCTCGGCTTCGCCACAGCGGAATTGCTTCGTCTCGCGCTGACGATGCTGCTCGCATCGGTGCCCGTGGCACTACCGGCGACGTTCACGCTTTCCGCCGCGCTCAGTGCGCTTACGCTAAGTCGACGGGGCGCGCTGCTGACCAGCCTGTCAGCTGTCCACGAAGCAGCAGCCATGGACGTACTTTGCTCCGACAAGACCGGTACGCTGACGCAAAACACGGCGGAAATCGCCGAGATCGTGCCGATGCCCGGCTTCACGACTGAGCAGATCCTGCACCTCGCGGCGCTGACCTGCGAGCCGACAGGCGACGAGCCGCTCGATGCTGCGATCCTTCGAGCGGCAGCTTTGAGAGACAACATCGGCGTCGAGGATCACATGACTCGTCGCGAGCCATTCGATCCGGACACGAAGATGTCGCAGGCCTGCTTCCAAGCTTCCGACGGTGGACAGATGCGTGTCGCGAAGGGAGCATTGCAGGCCATCGAGAGAATCGCGAATGTCGAGCCGGACGTGCGCCGGAAAGCGGATGACCTGGCGAGCCGGGGGAACCGAATCATCGCAGTTGCGGTGGAAGCCGCTGCCACGCAAGCCGTCCTGGCCGGTCTGATCGCCCTCAGCGATCCACCTCGCGAGGATGCAGCAAGCCTGATCGCGTCGCTTCGCGATCTGGGGGTACGAACGGTCATGGTAACGGGCGACTCGGCCGCGACGGCGACCGCTATTGCGCGAGACGTCGGACTGCGCCCGGAGCCCGGTCCGCACGGTGATGGATTCAACCGGGCCGCGCTATCGGGTTTCGATGTGTTTGCGCGTGTGATGCCTGAAGACAAATATCACCTCGTACAGGCATTTCAGGCGAGCGGTCACGTCGTCGGCATGTGCGGCGACGGCGTCAACGATGCGCCTGCCCTGCGTCAGGCACAAGTCGGCATTGCTGTGGCGAGCGCCAGTGATGCAGCAAAGGCAGCCGCTGCGATCGTGCTTACCGAGCCCGGACTATCCGGAGTCGTTGCAGCCATCATTGAGGGCCGAATGGCATTCCGCCGGTTGCTCACCTACACCTTGAACATGCTCGTGAAGAAAATCGAGGTCGTGCTGCTGATGGCATATGGACTCATCGCGCTACACCAACCGGTGATCACACCGATGATCATGATCATCCTGCTCGTCACCAACGATTTCTTGACGATGTCGCTGACCACCGACCACGTCGAGCCGCGACGCGAGCCTCAGAACTGGAACATGAAGCAGATCGTCTTTACGGCGGCGTTCTTCGGCGGATGCAAGCTTGTGTTTTCGGCAGGGATCGTCGCAGTCGGTGCATTCGGTGGCCAATTGTCGCCGCACGCTGTACAGACATTGGCCTTTCTTGCCATCGCGTTCGGCAATCAATCAATGATCTATGTACTCCGGGCGCAGAACCATCTATGGGATTCGAAACCGAGTCGCTGGCTGGTCTTCTCCTCGGTTGTCGATACCGCGATTGTCTGCGGTCTCGTGCTTTCAGGCGTGCTCGTGACCGCGCTTCCCCTTCCGTGGGTGCTCGGCGTCGGCATCGCTGCCGCGGGCTTCGCGCTTGTCCTCGATCAAGTCAGGGGTCTCGTCAGGCGAGTGCCTGGACTCGGGCACCGTATCGCTCGCTGA
- a CDS encoding membrane protein, which produces MSPATDKPISRWLNKVPEITLAFWIIKIMSTTVGETASDYLAVNAGWGQGFTRGLMMSLLAIALVLQMRTRRCTPWIYWLTVVLVSIVGTQITDLLTDGLGVSLYVSTSVFAVALAAIFTIWYRIEGTLSIDAIDTPQRELFYWSAILCTFALGTAAGDLATEALGLGFSLGTVVFGVLLALVYVAWSSGVNAVLTFWIAYILTRPFGASLGDLLTQSRNYGGFGLGAASTSLLFLSVIIVLVAFAQFGASSRARAEAVE; this is translated from the coding sequence ATGTCGCCCGCTACCGACAAGCCTATCTCCCGCTGGCTCAACAAGGTTCCTGAGATCACGCTTGCGTTCTGGATTATCAAAATCATGTCCACCACCGTCGGTGAAACTGCCTCCGACTACCTGGCCGTCAACGCGGGCTGGGGCCAAGGTTTTACGCGCGGCTTGATGATGTCCTTGCTTGCAATAGCGCTTGTCCTGCAGATGCGCACGCGACGCTGCACTCCGTGGATCTACTGGCTCACGGTCGTCCTGGTAAGCATCGTCGGAACCCAGATCACCGATCTGCTCACTGACGGCCTCGGCGTCAGTCTGTATGTCAGCACGAGCGTGTTCGCCGTCGCTCTCGCCGCGATCTTCACGATTTGGTATCGGATCGAAGGGACGCTGTCGATCGATGCAATCGACACGCCGCAGCGTGAGTTGTTCTATTGGTCCGCGATCCTGTGCACATTCGCACTGGGTACCGCTGCGGGCGATCTCGCGACCGAAGCCTTGGGGCTCGGTTTCTCGCTGGGTACTGTTGTATTCGGCGTGCTGCTCGCACTGGTGTATGTCGCATGGAGCAGCGGCGTCAACGCGGTGCTCACCTTCTGGATTGCGTACATCCTTACGCGACCGTTCGGTGCATCGCTCGGCGATCTGCTCACCCAATCGCGCAATTACGGCGGGTTCGGTCTGGGTGCTGCATCGACGAGCCTACTGTTCCTGTCCGTGATCATCGTGCTCGTCGCTTTCGCGCAGTTCGGCGCCAGCAGTCGCGCGCGTGCAGAAGCGGTCGAGTGA
- a CDS encoding IS3 family transposase (programmed frameshift) — protein sequence MNKKPSKFSPEVRERAVRLVREQRSEHPSMWAAVESIAPMIGCTPQTLLDWVKRDEVDRGERDGVSTAERERIKALEREVKELRRTNEILKLASAFFGPGGARPPFQVLKAFIDQHRDTFGVEPICKVLRIAPSGYRRHAAQLRDPSKRCARAKRDELLQPEIKRVWQANMQVYGVPKVWKQMNREGIAVARCTVGRLMKLQGLRGAVRGKRVRTTIPEVTAPRPLDRVNRQFKADRPNQLWVSDFTYVSTWQGWLYVAFVIDVFARRIVGWRVSSSMTTDFVLDALEQALYARQPGEDGTLIHHSDRGSQYVSIRYSERLAEAGIEPSVGSRGDSYDNALAETINGLYKTELIHRRAPWKTRESVELATLEWVAWYNRHRLMEPLGYIPPAEAEANYYRQLRNAADVSALT from the exons ATGAACAAGAAGCCAAGCAAGTTTTCCCCGGAAGTCCGAGAGCGCGCAGTGCGCCTCGTACGCGAGCAGCGTAGCGAGCACCCGTCGATGTGGGCGGCAGTCGAATCGATTGCGCCGATGATCGGCTGCACGCCGCAGACGTTGTTGGATTGGGTTAAGCGCGACGAGGTCGACCGTGGAGAGCGCGATGGCGTGAGTACGGCCGAGCGTGAACGCATCAAGGCCTTGGAGCGCGAGGTCAAGGAACTGCGCCGGACCAATGAGATTCTCAAACTGGCGAGCGCGTTTTTCG GCCCAGGCGGAGCTCGACCGCCGTTTCAAGTCCTGAAGGCCTTCATTGATCAGCATCGCGACACCTTCGGGGTCGAGCCGATCTGCAAGGTCTTGCGGATTGCCCCGTCGGGCTACCGACGCCATGCAGCACAACTTCGCGATCCGTCGAAGCGCTGCGCCCGCGCGAAACGCGATGAGCTTTTGCAACCGGAGATCAAGCGTGTCTGGCAGGCCAACATGCAGGTCTACGGCGTGCCGAAGGTCTGGAAGCAGATGAACCGGGAAGGCATTGCAGTGGCACGCTGCACGGTCGGACGGTTGATGAAACTGCAGGGCTTGCGTGGCGCAGTTCGCGGTAAGCGTGTTCGCACGACGATTCCCGAGGTGACCGCGCCGCGCCCGCTGGACCGAGTCAACCGGCAGTTCAAGGCTGACCGACCGAATCAGCTCTGGGTGTCGGATTTTACGTATGTCTCGACATGGCAAGGCTGGCTGTACGTGGCATTCGTGATCGACGTGTTTGCCCGCCGTATTGTTGGCTGGCGCGTCAGCTCGTCGATGACCACGGACTTCGTTCTGGATGCACTTGAACAAGCGCTGTACGCCCGCCAACCGGGTGAGGACGGGACTTTGATTCATCATTCCGACAGAGGGTCTCAATACGTCAGCATCCGCTACAGCGAACGGCTGGCTGAGGCCGGCATCGAGCCGTCGGTCGGCAGCCGGGGCGACAGCTACGACAATGCGCTGGCCGAGACGATCAACGGCCTGTACAAGACGGAACTGATTCATCGGCGCGCCCCTTGGAAAACGAGGGAATCCGTCGAACTGGCAACGCTGGAATGGGTCGCCTGGTACAACCGTCATCGGCTGATGGAACCGCTCGGCTATATCCCGCCTGCTGAAGCTGAGGCAAACTACTACAGGCAACTCAGAAATGCCGCTGACGTGTCCGCATTAACTTAA
- a CDS encoding NAD-dependent succinate-semialdehyde dehydrogenase has product MANVTYTDTQLLIDGEWVDAASGKTIDVVNPATGKAIGKVAHAGIADLDRALAAAQRGFEAWRKVPAHERAATMRKAAALVRERADAIAQLMTQEQGKPLTEARIEVLSAADIIEWFADEGRRVYGRIVPPRNLGAQQMVVKEPVGPVAAFTPWNFPVNQVVRKLCAALATGCSFLVKAPEETPASPAALLRAFVDAGVPAGVVGLVYGDPAEISSYLIPHPVIRKVTFTGSTPVGKQLAALAGQHMKRATMELGGHAPVIVAEDADVALAVKAAGGAKFRNAGQVCISPTRFLVHNSIRDEFTRALVAHAQGLKIGNGLDEGTTLGALANPRRLTAMASVVENARKVGASIETGGERIGSEGNFFAPTVIANVPLEADVFNNEPFGPVAAIRGFDKLEDAISEANRLPFGLAGYAFTRSFANVHLLTQRLEVGMLWINQPATPWPEMPFGGVKDSGYGSEGGPEALEPYLVTKSVTVMAV; this is encoded by the coding sequence ATGGCTAACGTGACTTATACGGATACACAACTGCTGATCGACGGCGAGTGGGTCGACGCCGCGAGCGGCAAGACGATCGACGTCGTGAACCCGGCGACCGGCAAGGCGATCGGCAAGGTGGCCCACGCGGGCATCGCCGATCTCGACCGCGCGCTTGCCGCGGCACAGCGCGGCTTCGAAGCGTGGCGCAAGGTGCCCGCGCACGAGCGCGCGGCGACGATGCGCAAGGCCGCCGCGCTGGTGCGCGAGCGCGCCGATGCGATCGCGCAACTGATGACGCAGGAGCAAGGCAAGCCGCTGACGGAAGCGCGCATCGAGGTACTGTCGGCAGCCGACATCATCGAATGGTTCGCCGACGAAGGCCGCCGCGTGTACGGCCGCATCGTGCCGCCGCGCAATCTCGGCGCGCAGCAGATGGTCGTGAAGGAGCCGGTCGGTCCGGTCGCGGCGTTCACGCCGTGGAACTTCCCGGTCAACCAGGTCGTGCGCAAGCTGTGCGCGGCGCTCGCGACCGGCTGCTCGTTCCTCGTGAAGGCGCCGGAGGAGACGCCGGCATCGCCGGCTGCGCTGTTGCGCGCGTTCGTCGACGCCGGTGTGCCTGCGGGCGTCGTCGGTCTCGTGTACGGCGATCCCGCGGAAATCTCGTCGTATCTGATTCCGCATCCGGTGATCCGCAAGGTGACGTTCACGGGTTCGACACCGGTCGGCAAGCAGCTGGCGGCGCTGGCCGGCCAGCACATGAAGCGCGCGACGATGGAGCTGGGCGGCCACGCACCGGTGATTGTCGCCGAGGATGCGGACGTCGCGCTCGCGGTGAAGGCTGCCGGTGGCGCGAAGTTCCGCAACGCGGGCCAGGTGTGCATCTCGCCGACGCGTTTCCTCGTGCACAACAGCATCCGCGACGAATTCACGCGTGCGCTGGTTGCGCATGCGCAGGGGCTCAAGATCGGCAACGGTCTCGACGAAGGCACGACGCTCGGCGCGCTGGCGAATCCGCGCCGGCTGACCGCGATGGCGTCGGTCGTCGAGAACGCGCGCAAGGTCGGCGCGAGCATCGAGACCGGCGGCGAGCGGATCGGCTCGGAAGGCAACTTCTTCGCGCCGACCGTGATCGCGAACGTGCCGCTCGAAGCCGACGTGTTCAACAACGAGCCGTTCGGCCCCGTTGCTGCGATTCGCGGCTTCGACAAGCTCGAGGATGCGATCTCGGAAGCGAACCGTCTGCCGTTCGGGCTGGCCGGCTACGCGTTCACGCGTTCGTTCGCGAACGTGCATCTGCTGACGCAGCGACTCGAAGTCGGGATGCTGTGGATCAACCAGCCGGCTACGCCGTGGCCGGAAATGCCGTTCGGTGGCGTCAAGGATTCGGGCTATGGGTCGGAAGGCGGGCCGGAAGCGCTCGAACCGTATCTCGTCACGAAGTCGGTGACGGTGATGGCGGTTTGA